The Bacillota bacterium genome contains a region encoding:
- the murF gene encoding UDP-N-acetylmuramoyl-tripeptide--D-alanyl-D-alanine ligase encodes MKASLAAEVLEGRLVGNPEARFTGVSLDSRGVRPGELFVALRGQRTDGHLYLDAAFRAGATVALVEEAPADLPQDRALVVVPGTLLSLGTLAGWHRGRYCPKVVGLTGSVGKTTTKGLLAACLEGTFSTLVSPGNYNTESGVPMTLFGLDESVEVCVLEMAMRGTGQIAYLGRLARHDTAVITNIGSSHIEILGSMQKIAEAKAEVLLGTSLAVLNRDDLRIRRIARGYPGRVVWFGQSRRADFFAGDIETGPGGSSFFVRSPEGEARVRIPLPGTHNVMNALAALAAAVSLGVPLEDAARRLGSARPLAMRWEILEGAGITVINDAYNSSPASASAALESLFMMEGRRVAVLGDMLELGHYARRGHRQVGKQAARSGLSLLVTVGPLGRLIGEAALEAGMAGDQVVFCHDRQDALAALEARSRPGDVILVKASRRLGMEHLARALVGGASR; translated from the coding sequence ATGAAGGCCAGCCTCGCTGCCGAGGTGCTGGAGGGTCGGCTCGTGGGGAACCCTGAGGCGCGCTTCACTGGTGTGAGCCTGGATTCGCGAGGGGTCAGGCCAGGGGAGCTCTTCGTTGCCCTCAGGGGCCAGAGGACCGATGGCCACCTTTATCTTGACGCTGCCTTCCGGGCGGGTGCCACCGTTGCGCTGGTGGAGGAGGCCCCTGCGGATCTGCCCCAGGACAGGGCTCTGGTGGTGGTGCCGGGTACCTTGCTTTCCCTGGGGACCCTGGCCGGGTGGCACAGGGGGCGCTACTGTCCCAAGGTCGTCGGGCTCACGGGGAGCGTAGGGAAGACCACCACCAAAGGGCTGCTGGCTGCATGCCTGGAGGGCACCTTCTCCACGCTGGTGAGCCCTGGCAACTACAACACCGAATCCGGGGTGCCCATGACCCTTTTTGGGCTGGACGAATCCGTGGAGGTGTGCGTTCTGGAGATGGCCATGAGGGGCACGGGGCAGATAGCCTACCTCGGGCGTCTGGCCAGGCATGATACGGCGGTGATCACGAATATAGGGTCCAGCCACATCGAGATCCTGGGGAGCATGCAGAAGATCGCCGAAGCCAAGGCGGAGGTGCTCCTTGGTACCAGCCTTGCGGTGCTGAACCGGGACGACTTGCGGATAAGGAGGATCGCCCGGGGCTACCCAGGGCGTGTGGTCTGGTTTGGCCAGAGCCGCCGGGCTGACTTCTTCGCTGGTGATATCGAGACAGGGCCTGGAGGGTCATCCTTTTTCGTGCGGTCTCCGGAAGGCGAGGCCCGGGTGAGGATTCCCCTGCCGGGCACTCACAACGTCATGAACGCCCTGGCTGCCCTGGCTGCCGCGGTCTCCTTGGGAGTGCCCCTGGAGGATGCGGCCCGGCGCCTTGGATCCGCAAGGCCCCTCGCAATGAGGTGGGAGATCCTGGAGGGTGCCGGGATAACTGTGATAAATGATGCCTACAATTCCAGCCCTGCGTCGGCGTCGGCGGCCCTGGAGAGCCTCTTCATGATGGAGGGGAGGCGGGTAGCGGTCCTCGGAGATATGCTGGAGCTGGGACACTACGCTCGCCGGGGGCACCGGCAGGTGGGAAAACAGGCGGCCAGGTCAGGGCTTTCCCTCCTGGTGACTGTGGGTCCCCTGGGACGCCTCATAGGCGAGGCAGCCCTGGAGGCAGGCATGGCCGGGGACCAGGTGGTTTTCTGCCATGACAGGCAAGACGCCCTGGCGGCGCTGGAGGCAAGGTCTAGGCCTGGGGATGTGATCCTGGTGAAGGCCTCGCGCAGGCTTGGCATGGAGCATCTTGCCCGGGCCCTGGTGGGAGGTGCTTCCCGGTGA
- the ftsW gene encoding putative lipid II flippase FtsW, with the protein MAHSKKSPDFTLFVVTVILLAIGIVMVFSASSVKAMVLYEDALYYLKRQALWAVMGLAAAVLFMNMDYRFLKKLALPFFGIGMVLLVMVLVPGLGKVGGGAQRWLDLGPLRVQPSEVIKVAMVLFLANSLARKGSGIARFWQGLLPYIGLMGLVFLLVLRQPDLGTALSIVGTIVVMLFVAGARLGHLSLMGLASIPVVYWAIFSEEYRRRRFLAFLNPWEDLQDTGYHIAQSLYALGSGGLFGLGVGGSHQKFFYLPALHTDFIFAVLGEEMGFLGTSTVLLLFLVFAWRGFRVAVSAPDTFGCLLATGITAMITIQAIINIGVVTATLPITGIPLPLLSSGGSSLVLTLASVGMLLGISRWAT; encoded by the coding sequence GTGGCCCACAGCAAGAAGAGCCCGGACTTCACCCTCTTTGTGGTGACAGTCATCCTTCTTGCCATCGGCATTGTCATGGTGTTCTCCGCCAGCTCCGTCAAGGCCATGGTGCTATACGAGGATGCCCTTTACTACCTGAAGCGGCAGGCCCTCTGGGCGGTGATGGGGCTGGCGGCTGCTGTGCTCTTCATGAACATGGACTACCGTTTTTTGAAGAAGCTGGCCCTCCCCTTCTTCGGGATCGGCATGGTCCTCCTCGTGATGGTGCTGGTGCCCGGGCTCGGCAAGGTGGGAGGGGGCGCCCAGCGCTGGCTGGACCTGGGCCCCCTGAGGGTGCAGCCCTCCGAGGTGATAAAGGTAGCCATGGTGCTGTTTCTCGCCAACAGCCTGGCAAGGAAGGGAAGCGGGATCGCCCGGTTCTGGCAGGGGCTGCTCCCTTACATCGGCCTCATGGGACTTGTCTTCCTTCTCGTGCTCCGGCAGCCCGACCTGGGTACTGCCCTGAGCATCGTGGGTACCATTGTGGTAATGCTCTTCGTGGCGGGGGCCCGCCTGGGCCACCTGTCCCTAATGGGTCTCGCCAGTATACCTGTGGTATACTGGGCGATATTCAGCGAGGAGTACAGGCGGCGCCGCTTCTTGGCCTTCCTGAACCCCTGGGAGGACCTGCAGGATACGGGGTATCACATTGCCCAGAGCCTCTACGCCCTGGGCTCAGGGGGTCTCTTTGGGCTTGGTGTCGGCGGCAGCCACCAGAAGTTCTTCTACCTGCCGGCGCTCCACACGGACTTCATCTTCGCTGTCCTGGGCGAGGAGATGGGCTTCCTGGGAACCTCCACCGTGCTCCTGCTCTTCCTGGTATTTGCCTGGAGGGGCTTCAGGGTGGCGGTGTCCGCCCCGGACACCTTCGGGTGCCTCCTGGCAACGGGCATAACCGCCATGATCACCATACAGGCCATCATCAACATAGGTGTGGTCACGGCCACCCTGCCCATAACCGGGATACCGCTGCCGCTCCTAAGTTCCGGGGGGTCTTCCCTGGTGCTCACCCTGGCGTCTGTGGGGATGCTCTTGGGAATATCGCGATGGGCCACATAG
- the mraY gene encoding phospho-N-acetylmuramoyl-pentapeptide-transferase, translated as MTLPLLALVSSWALSLGLTQVFLPHLRRLHLGQSIRTQGPEAHRTKAGTPTMGGLAFILAAIVVSLLFSPRTVPFWAVLSAALGFGFLGFLDDFLKTALKSPVGLRARYKFMGQLLLAAILVGVSLETGNDRVIGVPFTRLALDLGLAYPAVGVLAVVGTANAVNLTDGLDGLAAGTCTMAFLSYSIVARGLGYPDLSIIAAAMAGGLSGFLRFNHHPASVFMGDTGALALGGSLGALALFSQTELLLPIVGGVFVIETLSVMAQVVYFRLTGRRILRMSPLHHHFELEGHKEPSVVTGFWIAGAILGALGVLALRFPGV; from the coding sequence GTGACCCTGCCGCTCTTGGCACTGGTGTCATCCTGGGCCCTGTCCCTTGGGCTCACCCAGGTGTTCCTGCCCCACTTGAGAAGGCTTCACCTGGGCCAGAGCATCAGGACACAGGGCCCGGAGGCCCACCGGACCAAGGCAGGCACCCCCACAATGGGGGGGCTGGCCTTCATCTTGGCCGCCATAGTAGTCTCCCTTCTCTTCTCGCCTCGCACAGTGCCATTCTGGGCGGTGCTTTCGGCAGCCCTGGGTTTTGGCTTCCTGGGCTTTCTCGATGACTTTTTGAAGACCGCCTTGAAGAGCCCTGTCGGCCTTAGGGCACGCTACAAGTTCATGGGACAGCTGCTCCTTGCGGCGATACTGGTAGGGGTTAGCCTGGAGACAGGTAATGACAGGGTTATAGGGGTGCCATTCACAAGGCTTGCCCTCGACCTGGGCCTGGCCTACCCTGCAGTGGGCGTGCTGGCTGTTGTGGGGACCGCCAACGCGGTGAACCTCACCGACGGCCTGGATGGCCTTGCTGCGGGTACCTGTACCATGGCGTTTCTCTCCTATTCCATCGTGGCCAGGGGCCTGGGATACCCGGACCTCTCTATCATAGCTGCGGCAATGGCAGGAGGCCTCTCGGGGTTTCTCCGTTTCAACCACCATCCCGCCAGCGTCTTCATGGGTGATACCGGGGCACTGGCCCTGGGTGGGAGCCTGGGGGCCCTGGCGCTCTTCAGCCAGACCGAACTCTTGTTGCCCATTGTTGGAGGGGTGTTCGTCATCGAGACCCTCTCCGTCATGGCTCAGGTGGTGTACTTCCGTCTCACGGGGCGACGCATCCTGCGCATGAGCCCTCTACATCACCACTTCGAGCTAGAGGGGCACAAGGAGCCTTCCGTGGTCACAGGATTCTGGATCGCGGGCGCCATCCTGGGCGCCCTGGGCGTCCTGGCCCTGAGGTTTCCCGGTGTCTAG
- the murB gene encoding UDP-N-acetylmuramate dehydrogenase produces MTKGEVLAQEPMARHTSFRIGGNADILVAPATLEDLEAVLDLAFRRGVPYLVFGGGTNLLVRDGGIRGMAVKIGKGLDGIRVLEDGLEAGAGLPLAQVARQAQDAGLGGLEFAFGIPGTLGGAISMNAGAHSGTISQVITEVKAVRPGGESRTLCPGDLEMGYRESVFSHTDWVCVTATLRLAPCPPEEIREASRRHLMERRRSQPLSQPSAGSVFKNPPGDSAGRLIEAAGLKGRCLGGAQISQVHANFIVNTGGATARDVLELVDEARQAVQRVHGIWLELEIRVEGEG; encoded by the coding sequence ATGACCAAGGGAGAGGTGTTGGCCCAGGAGCCCATGGCTCGCCACACGTCCTTCCGAATAGGGGGCAACGCTGATATCCTGGTAGCGCCGGCGACCCTGGAAGACCTCGAAGCAGTGTTGGACCTAGCCTTTAGGAGAGGAGTGCCCTACCTCGTGTTCGGAGGGGGCACAAACCTCCTGGTGAGGGACGGAGGTATCAGGGGGATGGCCGTGAAGATAGGGAAGGGACTCGATGGGATTAGGGTGCTTGAGGATGGCCTTGAGGCTGGGGCTGGCCTGCCGCTGGCACAGGTGGCGCGGCAGGCCCAGGACGCAGGCCTAGGGGGGCTTGAGTTCGCTTTTGGCATCCCGGGGACCCTGGGGGGGGCCATCTCCATGAACGCTGGGGCTCACTCGGGGACCATTTCACAGGTCATCACAGAGGTAAAGGCGGTAAGACCGGGAGGGGAGAGCCGGACCCTCTGCCCCGGCGACCTCGAGATGGGATACAGGGAAAGCGTGTTCTCTCACACTGACTGGGTGTGCGTGACGGCCACCCTGAGGCTGGCGCCCTGCCCACCTGAGGAGATCAGGGAGGCCTCCCGGCGACACCTAATGGAACGCAGGAGATCTCAGCCCTTGAGCCAACCCAGCGCTGGCAGTGTGTTCAAGAACCCTCCGGGGGATTCCGCCGGCCGCCTCATAGAGGCCGCCGGCCTCAAGGGGCGCTGCCTGGGAGGGGCTCAGATCTCCCAAGTTCACGCCAATTTTATCGTTAACACAGGGGGTGCCACGGCCCGGGACGTCCTGGAACTGGTAGATGAGGCAAGGCAGGCTGTACAGCGGGTACACGGGATCTGGCTGGAGCTGGAGATCAGGGTAGAGGGAGAGGGATAG
- the murC gene encoding UDP-N-acetylmuramate--L-alanine ligase — MHYHFVGLGGAGMSALARVLMDLGHEVSGSDLQPSHLMLRLEALGARLYSGHRVQNVQGADFVVVSSAVPTDNVELKRARSLGIPVLHRADLLALLMKGKVSVAVTGCHGKTTTTSMVALVLERAGLDPTVMVGGELDNIGGNAKLGRGNYLVTEADESDGSFLKLSPTVAVVTNIDDDHLDHYGGNMAELTQAFKTFLESVPAEGAMVVCGDDPRLFEMARAMGKRAITYGVQGGRFRGSGVRRAGEGSEFTVEDQGKPLGRISLGVPGVHNISNALAALAVGRFLGVEFPTIAEALGRYQGVHRRFETVAEAGGVRVVDDYAHHPTEIEATLEAAQGQVPGRVIVVFQPHRYSRTQLLAGSFGPSFRRADHLILLPVYPAGENPVPGVDSGLIARSVEASLGPRPVMAEPGEVPGLVAVWARPGDMVILMGAGNVYQLAPHVRKALDAGPKEENCRL; from the coding sequence GTGCACTATCACTTCGTGGGACTGGGCGGGGCGGGCATGAGCGCCCTTGCCCGGGTGCTCATGGACCTGGGGCATGAGGTGTCCGGGTCTGACCTCCAGCCCTCCCACCTCATGCTTCGCCTGGAAGCCCTGGGTGCGCGCTTATACAGCGGCCACCGGGTCCAGAACGTACAAGGCGCGGATTTCGTGGTAGTCTCCTCCGCGGTTCCCACGGACAACGTGGAGCTAAAGAGGGCTAGATCCCTGGGGATCCCCGTGCTTCACAGGGCTGACCTCCTTGCCCTTCTCATGAAGGGCAAGGTGAGCGTAGCTGTGACCGGGTGCCACGGCAAGACAACCACTACCTCCATGGTAGCCCTGGTGCTGGAGAGGGCGGGCCTTGACCCCACCGTCATGGTTGGAGGGGAACTAGACAACATCGGGGGCAACGCCAAGCTTGGGCGAGGCAACTACCTGGTGACCGAGGCGGATGAAAGCGATGGCTCTTTCCTGAAACTATCGCCCACGGTGGCGGTGGTGACCAACATCGATGACGATCACCTGGACCACTACGGAGGGAACATGGCCGAGTTGACCCAGGCCTTCAAGACCTTCCTGGAGTCAGTGCCTGCCGAGGGCGCCATGGTGGTCTGCGGGGACGACCCCCGGCTTTTCGAGATGGCCCGGGCCATGGGAAAGAGGGCCATCACCTATGGCGTCCAGGGCGGCCGCTTCCGGGGCTCAGGGGTTCGCCGGGCGGGAGAGGGGTCCGAGTTCACCGTTGAGGACCAGGGCAAGCCGCTAGGCCGGATCTCCCTGGGTGTGCCGGGGGTCCACAACATCTCCAACGCGCTGGCTGCCCTAGCGGTAGGACGGTTCCTAGGGGTGGAGTTTCCCACGATAGCAGAGGCCCTGGGGAGGTACCAGGGGGTTCACCGGCGCTTCGAGACGGTGGCCGAGGCCGGCGGCGTGAGGGTGGTGGACGACTACGCCCACCATCCCACCGAGATCGAGGCCACCCTGGAGGCGGCCCAGGGGCAAGTGCCCGGGAGGGTCATCGTGGTGTTCCAGCCTCACCGCTACTCCCGGACCCAGCTCCTGGCGGGCTCCTTCGGGCCTTCTTTCCGCCGGGCAGACCATCTGATACTGCTGCCTGTTTACCCGGCGGGGGAGAACCCGGTGCCCGGGGTGGATTCTGGCCTGATTGCCCGGTCCGTCGAGGCCAGCCTGGGCCCAAGGCCTGTCATGGCCGAACCTGGCGAGGTTCCCGGGCTGGTGGCCGTCTGGGCTAGGCCCGGCGACATGGTGATACTCATGGGGGCCGGTAATGTGTACCAGCTGGCGCCCCATGTCAGGAAGGCCCTGGACGCGGGTCCCAAGGAGGAGAACTGCCGCCTCTAA
- the murG gene encoding undecaprenyldiphospho-muramoylpentapeptide beta-N-acetylglucosaminyltransferase — MRFLFTGGGTGGHIYPAIAVIGALKEMVPEAEFLFVGTSQGLEASILPRAGIAFHPIRARGLRGKSPAVAARGLWEASQGFREARRLLKWFKPCVVVGTGGYVSGPVALASCLARVPTLLQEQNVVPGVTNRILGPLASGVAVPYEECRRYFGPRTRVMVTGNPVRPEILATTRDEGIRSLGLEPSLKTLLVLGGSRGAQALLDAALGALPRLPGRRWQALVITGEAYHQRARVLMDQLGIKGWWAGHIRLMTYLHEMEKAWASADLVMARAGAMTIAEVTALGRPSILVPSPNVAGDHQTVNARLLERKGAAVVIQEKALGAEYLASALTSLMWGERRLEALGQSAKAMGRPRAAHDIAQEVLRLSRR; from the coding sequence ATGAGGTTCTTGTTCACGGGTGGGGGCACAGGTGGGCATATATATCCCGCCATAGCGGTGATAGGAGCCCTCAAGGAGATGGTCCCCGAGGCCGAGTTCCTCTTCGTTGGGACATCCCAGGGGCTTGAGGCCAGCATCCTGCCCAGGGCAGGCATAGCCTTCCATCCCATAAGGGCCAGGGGGCTCAGGGGCAAGTCGCCAGCTGTGGCTGCCAGGGGTTTATGGGAGGCAAGCCAGGGCTTCCGCGAGGCCCGGCGGCTCCTGAAGTGGTTCAAGCCCTGTGTGGTGGTGGGCACCGGCGGCTATGTGTCCGGGCCCGTGGCCCTGGCCTCGTGCCTGGCGCGGGTACCCACGCTCCTCCAGGAGCAGAATGTGGTGCCAGGTGTCACCAACCGGATCCTGGGGCCCCTGGCTTCAGGGGTGGCGGTACCCTACGAGGAGTGCCGGCGCTACTTCGGCCCCAGAACCCGGGTCATGGTCACTGGCAACCCTGTACGCCCTGAGATCCTGGCCACCACCAGGGACGAGGGTATAAGGTCCCTGGGGCTTGAGCCTTCCCTCAAGACCCTTCTTGTCCTGGGAGGAAGCCGCGGGGCGCAGGCACTGCTCGATGCCGCCCTGGGGGCGCTCCCCCGGCTCCCTGGGCGGAGATGGCAGGCCCTGGTCATCACCGGGGAGGCGTACCACCAGCGGGCCAGGGTGTTAATGGATCAACTGGGAATAAAAGGGTGGTGGGCTGGCCACATTAGACTCATGACCTACCTTCACGAGATGGAGAAGGCGTGGGCCTCAGCGGACCTGGTGATGGCCAGGGCCGGGGCGATGACCATTGCCGAGGTCACGGCCTTGGGGCGCCCATCGATCCTGGTACCCTCCCCAAATGTGGCTGGGGACCACCAGACCGTCAACGCGCGGCTCCTGGAGAGGAAGGGGGCGGCCGTTGTCATACAGGAGAAGGCCCTGGGCGCTGAGTACCTGGCCAGCGCCTTGACATCCCTCATGTGGGGGGAAAGGCGACTGGAGGCTCTTGGCCAATCCGCCAAGGCCATGGGCAGGCCTCGGGCCGCCCATGACATTGCCCAGGAGGTACTGAGACTATCCAGGCGCTGA